In one window of Dissulfuribacter thermophilus DNA:
- a CDS encoding CBS domain-containing protein — MRSKLKIVDILNSIPMHPYALLHATEPIEYVKRRLEQFEVLRNLYVIDNEERLIGYVSLGRLIRYLTSTRRKTSFHYHTLLEYVSAKTVLDLMEEDIVFARKMDLAEDVLHKMIWRGIKEVPVIDEGRRVISNVGILDLWRFTEDRVS, encoded by the coding sequence ATGAGATCTAAACTCAAAATTGTAGACATCCTGAATTCAATTCCCATGCATCCTTATGCCCTGTTACATGCAACTGAACCTATTGAATATGTCAAAAGGCGCCTTGAACAATTCGAGGTGTTGAGAAATCTTTATGTAATAGATAACGAAGAACGATTAATAGGCTATGTGTCTCTTGGAAGGCTTATACGCTATTTGACCTCTACGAGAAGGAAGACAAGTTTTCATTACCATACTTTATTGGAATATGTATCGGCAAAGACAGTTTTAGATTTGATGGAAGAAGATATAGTTTTTGCAAGGAAAATGGACCTAGCAGAAGACGTATTACATAAGATGATCTGGAGGGGAATAAAAGAGGTCCCTGTGATCGACGAGGGTAGGAGAGTTATATCAAACGTAGGGATATTGGATCTTTGGAGATTTACAGAGGATAGAGTCAGTTAA